A single Bifidobacterium scardovii JCM 12489 = DSM 13734 DNA region contains:
- a CDS encoding amino acid permease yields MAATDASQDGTGLERRMESRHLTMISLGGVIGTGLFVSSGYTIHQAGPLGAILAYAVGSALVYCVMVSLGELSVAMPYAGSFHLYAKRFIGPGTAFVIAVLYWLNWAVALASEFTAAGLLMQRWFPHSPSWVWSAAFIVAVFALNIMSVRLYGEAEFWFASIKVVAIVAFIVIGLLAIFGAVPIAGYGKAPLFANFTADGWFPQGIAPILSTLLTVVFAFSGTEVVGVAAGETKDPSRAIPKAVHTTVLRLAVFFIGSILVMAALIPWHRAGVDTSPFVLVFQSIGMPFAGDVMNFVVLTAVLSAANSGLYVCSRMVWSLAKEHLIPRRFAKTNFRGVPVWAVLFSMAGSLLALLSSVVAASTVYLVLVAVSGLATLVVWFSVCVCHIRFRREWRLAGHGADELGYRAPGYPVLPWMAMLMCVGALVLVALDPAQRPTLYCMVPFVACCYAGYRALARRRDER; encoded by the coding sequence ATGGCGGCAACCGACGCGTCGCAAGACGGCACCGGCCTCGAACGGAGGATGGAATCGCGCCATCTGACGATGATCTCCCTGGGAGGGGTGATCGGCACCGGCCTGTTCGTCAGCTCCGGGTATACGATCCATCAGGCCGGCCCGCTCGGCGCGATCCTCGCCTATGCGGTCGGATCCGCGCTCGTCTACTGCGTGATGGTCTCGCTCGGCGAGCTGTCGGTGGCCATGCCGTATGCCGGCAGCTTCCACCTGTATGCGAAGCGGTTCATCGGCCCCGGCACCGCGTTCGTCATCGCCGTGCTCTACTGGCTGAACTGGGCGGTGGCGCTCGCCTCGGAATTCACGGCCGCGGGCCTGCTGATGCAGCGCTGGTTCCCGCATTCGCCGTCCTGGGTGTGGTCGGCCGCGTTCATCGTCGCGGTGTTCGCGCTGAACATCATGTCGGTTCGCCTGTACGGCGAGGCGGAGTTCTGGTTCGCGTCGATCAAGGTGGTCGCGATCGTCGCGTTCATCGTGATCGGCTTGCTGGCGATCTTCGGCGCGGTGCCGATCGCCGGCTACGGCAAGGCGCCGCTGTTCGCCAATTTCACCGCCGACGGCTGGTTTCCCCAAGGCATCGCGCCGATCCTGTCCACCTTGCTGACCGTCGTGTTCGCGTTTTCGGGCACCGAGGTCGTCGGCGTGGCGGCCGGCGAGACCAAGGACCCCTCGCGCGCCATCCCGAAGGCCGTGCACACCACGGTGCTGCGTCTTGCGGTGTTCTTCATCGGCTCGATCCTGGTGATGGCCGCGCTGATCCCCTGGCACCGGGCCGGGGTCGACACGAGTCCGTTCGTGCTGGTGTTCCAGTCGATCGGCATGCCGTTCGCCGGCGACGTCATGAACTTCGTGGTGCTGACCGCCGTGCTCTCCGCGGCGAATTCCGGCCTGTACGTGTGCTCGCGCATGGTGTGGTCGTTGGCCAAGGAGCATCTGATCCCCCGGCGGTTCGCGAAGACGAATTTCCGCGGCGTGCCCGTGTGGGCGGTGCTGTTCAGCATGGCCGGCTCGCTGCTGGCCCTGTTGTCCTCCGTGGTCGCCGCTTCGACCGTGTATCTGGTGCTGGTCGCCGTGTCCGGGTTGGCGACGCTGGTGGTGTGGTTCTCCGTGTGCGTGTGCCATATCCGCTTCAGGAGGGAGTGGAGGCTGGCCGGGCACGGCGCCGACGAGCTCGGCTACCGCGCGCCCGGCTACCCGGTGCTGCCCTGGATGGCGATGCTGATGTGCGTCGGGGCATTGGTGCTGGTGGCGCTCGATCCCGCGCAACGGCCGACGCTGTACTGCATGGTGCCGTTCGTGGCCTGCTGCTATGCGGGCTACCGCGCGCTTGCGCGGCGGCGTGACGAGCGGTAA